Proteins found in one Arachis stenosperma cultivar V10309 chromosome 8, arast.V10309.gnm1.PFL2, whole genome shotgun sequence genomic segment:
- the LOC130944791 gene encoding protein PNS1 isoform X1, with the protein MGAAEPVVERRNETGNEVEVRERDAKIIEDLEKGEVGFEERVIHHENEGNNQQRDNNNHEEEFQLPMFQRLNPTNPLRIVINSNTRVAAPSPPSHQSQRSHPPPPPPSRSIPTPSPIPIPQQQHQQHQPVTLNSKKYTNRISLFLFVLHMFLAIVLVCFLVFKGVQGLIQASDSSMKRKEKNVLKYLLPQVEAASFMSIILAFVWQEAIRKWPTFMVHFILWCTFVMSLAAGILLICFQMPPSDAVGVCFIAFAIGNGLYACWVSHRIKFCCKVLSLSLQPVAKFRDLNKTTYQMLVAGFLWISLWILAVIGSLNFYFPPLIIIALVLSLAWTTEVMRNVVNITVSRVIALYYLRGMQSSTQFCFLRAMTRNLGSACLGSLFVPAIEALRIVARALNLLEGEDEFMFCCAHCCLNVMESIFRNGNGWAYVQIAAYGKGFVMASQDTWALFEKEDMVPIVDSDITSSICFLTGVCSGSICVIVVAAWTYHVHRSFTATLSLLTFFIGYLLTRIAMAVPHACVSCYYVCYAENPENRLFDKTIKDRQALLKTGRDAVVPTPRIRRNTRS; encoded by the exons ATGGGTGCTGCTGAACCA GTGGTTGAGAGAAGGAATGAAACTGGGAATGAAGTTGAAGTGAGAGAAAGGGATGCAAAGATAATTGAGGATTTGGAGAAAGGTGAAGTGGGTTTTGAAGAGAGAGTGATTCACCATGAAAATGAAGGTAATAATCAGCAGCGTGATAATaacaatcatgaagaagaatTTCAGCTCCCAATGTTCCAAAGGTTGAACCCAACAAACCCTTTAAGGATAGTGATTAACAGTAACACCAGAGTTGCAGCTCCTTCCCCTCCTTCTCATCAATCTCAACGCTCTcaccctcctcctcctcctccttctcgtTCTATTCCAACTCCATCTCCCATTCCTATCCCacaacaacaacatcaa CAGCATCAACCGGTGACTTtgaattctaaaaaatataccAACAGAATATCCTTGTTTCTCTTTGTTCTGcatatgttcttggcaattgttCTTGTCTGTTTTCTTGTGTTCAAGGGGGTCCAAGGTCTCATCCAAGCATCAGATTCTTccatgaaaagaaaagaaaaaaatgttttaaagtATTTGCTTCCTCAAGTGGAAGCTGCATCTTTCATGAGCATCATTCTTGCATTTGTTTGGCAAGAAGCAATCAGGAAATGGCCCACTTTTATGGTCCATTTCATATTATGGTGCACTTTTGTTATGTCCCTCGCCGCAGGGATTCTATTAATCTGCTTCCAGATGCCTCCCTCTGATGCTGTTGGTGTGTGTTTCATTGCATTCGCAATCGGGAACGGCTTGTATGCTTGTTGGGTTAGTCATAGGATCAAGTTTTGCTGCAAAGTCTTGAGTCTTTCACTTCAGCCTGTGGCTAAATTTCGCGACTTGAACAAGACTACATATCAGATGCTTGTGGCCGGGTTCTTGTGGATATCCTTGTGGATTCTAGCAGTGATTGGGTCATTGAATTTCTATTTCCCACCTTTGATTATCATTGCCTTGGTGTTGAGCTTGGCTTGGACCACAGAGGTTATGAGGAATGTGGTTAACATCACAGTTAGCAGGGTTATTGCATTGTATTACTTGAGGGGAATGCAGTCTAGTACCCAATTCTGCTTCCTCAGAGCGATGACTCGGAATCTTGGAAGTGCTTGTTTGGGGTCTCTGTTTGTTCCTGCAATTGAAGCACTGAGAATTGTTGCCAGGGCTCTGAATTTGCTTGAGGGGGAAGATGAGTTCATGTTCTGTTGTGCTCATTGTTGCCTCAATGTCATGGAATCGATTTTTAGAAATGGCAATGGCTGGGCATATGTACAG ATAGCAGCATATGGAAAAGGTTTTGTAATGGCATCTCAAGATACTTGGGCCCTTTTTGAGAAGGAAGATATGGTGCCGATTGTTGACTCAGATATAACAAGCTCAATTTGTTTTCTTACTGGAGTTTGCAGCGGTTCTATATGTGTCATTGTGGTGGCTGCTTGGACCTATCATGTGCACCGAAGTTTCACAGCCACTTTGTCACTCCTCACATTCTTCATTGGATACCTTTTG ACTAGGATAGCGATGGCAGTGCCTCATGCCTGTGTGAGTTGTTATTATGTGTGCTATGCCGAGAATCCAGAGAACAGGCTATTTGACAAAACAATAAAGGATCGTCAAGCCTTGTTAAAAACAGGCCGTGATGCGGTTGTGCCTACTCCAAGGATTAGGAGGAATACAAGGAGTTAA
- the LOC130944791 gene encoding protein PNS1 isoform X2, producing the protein MGAAEPVVERRNETGNEVEVRERDAKIIEDLEKGEVGFEERVIHHENEGNNQQRDNNNHEEEFQLPMFQRLNPTNPLRIVINSNTRVAAPSPPSHQSQRSHPPPPPPSRSIPTPSPIPIPQQQHQHQPVTLNSKKYTNRISLFLFVLHMFLAIVLVCFLVFKGVQGLIQASDSSMKRKEKNVLKYLLPQVEAASFMSIILAFVWQEAIRKWPTFMVHFILWCTFVMSLAAGILLICFQMPPSDAVGVCFIAFAIGNGLYACWVSHRIKFCCKVLSLSLQPVAKFRDLNKTTYQMLVAGFLWISLWILAVIGSLNFYFPPLIIIALVLSLAWTTEVMRNVVNITVSRVIALYYLRGMQSSTQFCFLRAMTRNLGSACLGSLFVPAIEALRIVARALNLLEGEDEFMFCCAHCCLNVMESIFRNGNGWAYVQIAAYGKGFVMASQDTWALFEKEDMVPIVDSDITSSICFLTGVCSGSICVIVVAAWTYHVHRSFTATLSLLTFFIGYLLTRIAMAVPHACVSCYYVCYAENPENRLFDKTIKDRQALLKTGRDAVVPTPRIRRNTRS; encoded by the exons ATGGGTGCTGCTGAACCA GTGGTTGAGAGAAGGAATGAAACTGGGAATGAAGTTGAAGTGAGAGAAAGGGATGCAAAGATAATTGAGGATTTGGAGAAAGGTGAAGTGGGTTTTGAAGAGAGAGTGATTCACCATGAAAATGAAGGTAATAATCAGCAGCGTGATAATaacaatcatgaagaagaatTTCAGCTCCCAATGTTCCAAAGGTTGAACCCAACAAACCCTTTAAGGATAGTGATTAACAGTAACACCAGAGTTGCAGCTCCTTCCCCTCCTTCTCATCAATCTCAACGCTCTcaccctcctcctcctcctccttctcgtTCTATTCCAACTCCATCTCCCATTCCTATCCCacaacaacaacatcaa CATCAACCGGTGACTTtgaattctaaaaaatataccAACAGAATATCCTTGTTTCTCTTTGTTCTGcatatgttcttggcaattgttCTTGTCTGTTTTCTTGTGTTCAAGGGGGTCCAAGGTCTCATCCAAGCATCAGATTCTTccatgaaaagaaaagaaaaaaatgttttaaagtATTTGCTTCCTCAAGTGGAAGCTGCATCTTTCATGAGCATCATTCTTGCATTTGTTTGGCAAGAAGCAATCAGGAAATGGCCCACTTTTATGGTCCATTTCATATTATGGTGCACTTTTGTTATGTCCCTCGCCGCAGGGATTCTATTAATCTGCTTCCAGATGCCTCCCTCTGATGCTGTTGGTGTGTGTTTCATTGCATTCGCAATCGGGAACGGCTTGTATGCTTGTTGGGTTAGTCATAGGATCAAGTTTTGCTGCAAAGTCTTGAGTCTTTCACTTCAGCCTGTGGCTAAATTTCGCGACTTGAACAAGACTACATATCAGATGCTTGTGGCCGGGTTCTTGTGGATATCCTTGTGGATTCTAGCAGTGATTGGGTCATTGAATTTCTATTTCCCACCTTTGATTATCATTGCCTTGGTGTTGAGCTTGGCTTGGACCACAGAGGTTATGAGGAATGTGGTTAACATCACAGTTAGCAGGGTTATTGCATTGTATTACTTGAGGGGAATGCAGTCTAGTACCCAATTCTGCTTCCTCAGAGCGATGACTCGGAATCTTGGAAGTGCTTGTTTGGGGTCTCTGTTTGTTCCTGCAATTGAAGCACTGAGAATTGTTGCCAGGGCTCTGAATTTGCTTGAGGGGGAAGATGAGTTCATGTTCTGTTGTGCTCATTGTTGCCTCAATGTCATGGAATCGATTTTTAGAAATGGCAATGGCTGGGCATATGTACAG ATAGCAGCATATGGAAAAGGTTTTGTAATGGCATCTCAAGATACTTGGGCCCTTTTTGAGAAGGAAGATATGGTGCCGATTGTTGACTCAGATATAACAAGCTCAATTTGTTTTCTTACTGGAGTTTGCAGCGGTTCTATATGTGTCATTGTGGTGGCTGCTTGGACCTATCATGTGCACCGAAGTTTCACAGCCACTTTGTCACTCCTCACATTCTTCATTGGATACCTTTTG ACTAGGATAGCGATGGCAGTGCCTCATGCCTGTGTGAGTTGTTATTATGTGTGCTATGCCGAGAATCCAGAGAACAGGCTATTTGACAAAACAATAAAGGATCGTCAAGCCTTGTTAAAAACAGGCCGTGATGCGGTTGTGCCTACTCCAAGGATTAGGAGGAATACAAGGAGTTAA
- the LOC130944431 gene encoding beta-glucosidase 42 isoform X2, with product MLRLLIIIEGACNEGGRGPSIWDAFSHTEGKILDKSNGDVAVDHYHRYMEDIDLIAKLGFGAYRFSISWSRIFPDGLGTKVNDEGITFYNNVINALLEKGIKPFVTLYHWDLPLHLDESMGGWLNKKIIEYFALYADTCFANFGDRVKNWITINEPLQTSVNGYDMGIFAPGRSENSLVEPYLAAHHQILAHAAAVSIYRSKYKDIQGGQIGLVVDCEWAEANSDKIEDKSAAARRLDFQIGWYLDPLYYGEYPKAMCERLGDRLPKFSEEDKKLLLNSMDFIGLNHYTTRFITYATDSNEGSRYYGAQEMERIVEWEGGKVIGEKAASEWLYVVPWGLRKVLNYVSQKYATPIYITENGMDDEDDDKLPLHEMLDDKLRVCYFKEYIASVAAAIKDGVDVRGYFAWSLLDNFEWAQGYTKRFGLVYVDYKNGLTRHPKSSAYWFSRFLKADNDKKGKEE from the exons ATGCTCCGTTTGCTCATAATT ATTGAAGGTGCTTGCAATGAGGGTGGTAGAGGGCCTAGCATATGGGATGCCTTTTCACACACTGAAG GAAAAATTCTTGACAAGAGCAATGGTGATGTAGCAGTTGATCATTACCATCGGTATATG GAAGATATTGATCTTATAGCGAAGTTGGGATTTGGTGCTTATAGATTTTCAATTTCCTGGTCTCGTATTTTCCCTG ATGGCTTAGGAACCAAAGTCAATGATGAAGGGATAACTTTTTATAACAACGTTATTAATGCTCTTCTTGAAAAAG GTATTAAGCCATTTGTAACTTTGTACCATTGGGATCTTCCACTGCATCTTGATGAGTCAATGGGAGGAtggttaaataaaaaaataat AGAATATTTTGCACTTTATGCAGATACTTGCTTTGCAAATTTTGGTGATAGAGTGAAGAACTGGATTACTATTAATGAGCCCCTTCAAACTTCGGTGAATGGGTATGATATGGGAATCTTTGCACCTGGGAGAAGTGAGAATTCACTAGTTGAGCCATATTTGGCAGCACATCATCAAATCTTGGCTCATGCGGCAGCAGTCTCCATATACCGAAGCAAGTACAAG GATATACAAGGTGGACAAATTGGCCTGGTTGTAGACTGTGAATGGGCAGAGGCTAATTCTGATAAGATTGAAGACAAATCTGCTGCTGCAAGGCGCCTGGATTTTCAGATTGGCTG GTACCTGGATCCACTATATTATGGCGAGTATCCTAAAGCTATGTGTGAACGACTTGGAGACCGGCTTCCGAAATTCTCTGAAGAAGACAAGAAGTTGCTTCTGAATTCTATGGACTTTATTGGTTTAAATCACTATACAACAAGGTTTATCACTTATGCAACAGACTCCAATGAAGGAAGTCGTTACTACGGGGCACAGGAGATGGAGAGAATCG TGGAATGGGAAGGTGGCAAGGTCATTGGTGAGAAG GCAGCATCAGAGTGGCTTTATGTTGTTCCTTGGGGTCTTCGCAAGGTTCTTAATTATGTATCACAAAAATATGCTACACCAATTTATATAACGGAGAATG GTAtggatgatgaagatgatgataaaTTGCCACTGCATGAGATGCTAGATGACAAACTAAGAGTTTGCTATTTCAAAGAATACATTGCCTCAGTTGCTGCGGCTATAAA GGATGGAGTAGATGTTAGAGGATACTTTGCATGGTCATTGCTAGACAACTTTGAATGG
- the LOC130944431 gene encoding beta-glucosidase 42 isoform X1 — protein sequence MAKEEEFLRENGGNENGAVKGRQVSRSDFPPDFVFGVATSAYQIEGACNEGGRGPSIWDAFSHTEGKILDKSNGDVAVDHYHRYMEDIDLIAKLGFGAYRFSISWSRIFPDGLGTKVNDEGITFYNNVINALLEKGIKPFVTLYHWDLPLHLDESMGGWLNKKIIEYFALYADTCFANFGDRVKNWITINEPLQTSVNGYDMGIFAPGRSENSLVEPYLAAHHQILAHAAAVSIYRSKYKDIQGGQIGLVVDCEWAEANSDKIEDKSAAARRLDFQIGWYLDPLYYGEYPKAMCERLGDRLPKFSEEDKKLLLNSMDFIGLNHYTTRFITYATDSNEGSRYYGAQEMERIVEWEGGKVIGEKAASEWLYVVPWGLRKVLNYVSQKYATPIYITENGMDDEDDDKLPLHEMLDDKLRVCYFKEYIASVAAAIKDGVDVRGYFAWSLLDNFEWAQGYTKRFGLVYVDYKNGLTRHPKSSAYWFSRFLKADNDKKGKEE from the exons ATGGCTAAAGAGGAGGAGTTCCTGAGAGAAAACGGAGGAAATGAGAACGGCGCCGTCAAAGGACGCCAAGTCTCCCGCAGCGACTTTCCTCCTGACTTTGTTTTCGGTGTCGCTACTTCCGCCTATCAG ATTGAAGGTGCTTGCAATGAGGGTGGTAGAGGGCCTAGCATATGGGATGCCTTTTCACACACTGAAG GAAAAATTCTTGACAAGAGCAATGGTGATGTAGCAGTTGATCATTACCATCGGTATATG GAAGATATTGATCTTATAGCGAAGTTGGGATTTGGTGCTTATAGATTTTCAATTTCCTGGTCTCGTATTTTCCCTG ATGGCTTAGGAACCAAAGTCAATGATGAAGGGATAACTTTTTATAACAACGTTATTAATGCTCTTCTTGAAAAAG GTATTAAGCCATTTGTAACTTTGTACCATTGGGATCTTCCACTGCATCTTGATGAGTCAATGGGAGGAtggttaaataaaaaaataat AGAATATTTTGCACTTTATGCAGATACTTGCTTTGCAAATTTTGGTGATAGAGTGAAGAACTGGATTACTATTAATGAGCCCCTTCAAACTTCGGTGAATGGGTATGATATGGGAATCTTTGCACCTGGGAGAAGTGAGAATTCACTAGTTGAGCCATATTTGGCAGCACATCATCAAATCTTGGCTCATGCGGCAGCAGTCTCCATATACCGAAGCAAGTACAAG GATATACAAGGTGGACAAATTGGCCTGGTTGTAGACTGTGAATGGGCAGAGGCTAATTCTGATAAGATTGAAGACAAATCTGCTGCTGCAAGGCGCCTGGATTTTCAGATTGGCTG GTACCTGGATCCACTATATTATGGCGAGTATCCTAAAGCTATGTGTGAACGACTTGGAGACCGGCTTCCGAAATTCTCTGAAGAAGACAAGAAGTTGCTTCTGAATTCTATGGACTTTATTGGTTTAAATCACTATACAACAAGGTTTATCACTTATGCAACAGACTCCAATGAAGGAAGTCGTTACTACGGGGCACAGGAGATGGAGAGAATCG TGGAATGGGAAGGTGGCAAGGTCATTGGTGAGAAG GCAGCATCAGAGTGGCTTTATGTTGTTCCTTGGGGTCTTCGCAAGGTTCTTAATTATGTATCACAAAAATATGCTACACCAATTTATATAACGGAGAATG GTAtggatgatgaagatgatgataaaTTGCCACTGCATGAGATGCTAGATGACAAACTAAGAGTTTGCTATTTCAAAGAATACATTGCCTCAGTTGCTGCGGCTATAAA GGATGGAGTAGATGTTAGAGGATACTTTGCATGGTCATTGCTAGACAACTTTGAATGG